A section of the Lepus europaeus isolate LE1 chromosome 10, mLepTim1.pri, whole genome shotgun sequence genome encodes:
- the ATP5F1B gene encoding ATP synthase subunit beta, mitochondrial — MLSLVGRVASASASGALRGLTPSASLPQAQLLLRAAPAAVQPARDYAAQTSPAPKGGLATGRIVAVIGAVVDVQFDEGLPPILNALEVQGRETRLVLEVAQHLGESTVRTIAMDGTEGLVRGQKVLDSGAPIKIPVGPETLGRIMNVIGEPIDERGPIKTKQFAAIHAEAPEFIEMSVEQEILVTGIKVVDLLAPYAKGGKIGLFGGAGVGKTVLIMELINNVAKAHGGYSVFAGVGERTREGNDLYHEMIESGVINLKDATSKVALVYGQMNEPPGARARVALTGLTVAEYFRDQEGQDVLLFIDNIFRFTQAGSEVSALLGRIPSAVGYQPTLATDMGTMQERITTTKKGSITSVQAIYVPADDLTDPAPATTFAHLDATTVLSRAIAELGIYPAVDPLDSTSRIMDPNIVGSEHYDVARGVQKILQDYKSLQDIIAILGMDELSEEDKLTVSRARKIQRFLSQPFQVAEVFTGHMGKLVPLKETIKGFQQILAGEYDHLPEQAFYMVGPIEEAVAKADKLAEEHS, encoded by the exons ATGTTGAGTCTTGTAGGTCGTGTGGCCTCGGCGTCGGCCTCCGGGGCCTTGCGGGGACTCACCCCTTCAGCGTCCTTACCCCAAGCTCAGCTCTTACTACGGGCCGCTCCGGCTGCGGTCCAGCCTG CTCGCGACTATGCCGCGCAAACCTCGCCGGCGCCGAAGGGAGGCCTTGCCACCGGGCGCATCGTGGCCGTCATCGGTGCGGTGGTGGACGTCCAGTTTGATGAGGGCCTGCCACCTATCCTGAACGCCCTGGAAGTGCAAGGCAGGGAGACCCGGCTGGTTTTGGAGGTGGCCCAGCATTTGG GTGAGAGCACAGTACGAACCATTGCTATGGATGGCACAGAGGGCTTGGTTAGAGGCCAGAAAGTCCTGGATTCTGGTGCGCCTATCAAAATTCCTGTTGGTCCTGAGACTTTGGGCAGAATCATGAATGTCATTGGAGAACCTATTGACGAGCGAGGTCCCATCAAAACCAAACA ATTTGCTGCTATTCACGCAGAGGCTCCCGAGTTCATAGAGATGAGTGTCGAGCAGGAAATTCTGGTGACTGGCATCAAGGTTGTGGACCTGCTGGCTCCGTATGCCAAGGGTGGCAAAATTG GGCTCTTCGGTGGTGCTGGAGTTGGCAAGACAGTACTGATTATGGAGTTGATCAACAACGTTGCCAAAGCCCATGGTGGTTACTCTGTGTTTGCTGGTGTTGGTGAGAGAACCCGTGAGGGCAATGACTTATACCATGAAATGATTGAGTCTGGTGTTATCAACCTGAAGGATGCTACCTCCAAG GTAGCGCTGGTGTATGGTCAGATGAATGAACCGCCCGGTGCCCGTGCCCGGGTAGCTCTGACTGGACTGACTGTGGCCGAATACTTCCGAGACCAGGAAGGTCAAGATGTACTGCTGTTTATTGATAACATCTTCCGCTTTACCCAGGCTGGCTCAGAG GTGTCTGCCTTACTGGGCAGAATCCCTTCTGCCGTGGGCTATCAGCCTACCCTGGCCACTGACATGGGTACCATGCAGGAACGCATTACCACCACCAAGAAGGGATCCATCACCTCTGTACAG GCTATCTATGTGCCTGCTGATGACTTGACCGACCCTGCCCCTGCCACTACCTTCGCCCACTTGGATGCCACCACTGTGCTGTCCCGTGCTATTGCTGAGCTGGGCATCTACCCAGCTGTGGATCCTTTAGACTCCACCTCTCGTATCATGGATCCCAACATTGTGGGCAGTGAGCATTATGACGTTGCCCGTGGAGTGCAAAAGATTCTGCAG GACTACAAATCCCTCCAGGACATCATTGCCATCCTGGGTATGGATGAACTTTCTGAGGAAGACAAGTTGACTGTGTCCCGTGCACGGAAAATACAGCGTTTCCTGTCCCAGCCATTCCAGGTTGCTGAGGTCTTCACGGGTCATATGGGGAAGCTGGTCCCCTTGAAGGAGACCATTAAAGGATTCCAGCAGATTCTGGCAG
- the PTGES3 gene encoding prostaglandin E synthase 3 isoform X1, whose amino-acid sequence MQPASAKWYDRRDYVFIEFCVEDSKDVNVNFEKSKLTFSCLGGSDNFKHLNEIDLFHCIDPNDSKHKRTDRSILCCLRKGESGQSWPRLTKERAKLNWLSVDFNNWKDWEDDSDEDMSNFDRFSEDSQDSDDEKMPDLE is encoded by the exons GCAGCCTGCTTCTGCAAAGTGGTATGATCGAAGGGACTATGTCTTCATTGAATTTTGTGTTGAAGACAGTAAAGATGttaatgtaaattttgaaaaatccaaACTTACATTCAG tTGTCTTGGAGGAAGTGATAATTTTAAGCATTTAAATGAAATTGACCTTTTTCATTGTATTGATCCAAAT gattccaagcacaaaagaacgGACAGATCAATTTTATGTTGTTTACGAAAAGGAGAATCTGGCCAGTCATGGCCAAGGTTAACAAAAGAAAGGGCAAAG CTCAATTGGCTTAGTGTGGACTTCAATAATTGGAAAGACTGGGAAGATGATTCAGATGAAGACATGTCTAATTTTGATCGTTTCTCTGAG GATTCACAAGACAGCGATGATGAAA aAATGCCAGATCTGGAATAA
- the PTGES3 gene encoding prostaglandin E synthase 3 isoform X2, whose amino-acid sequence MQPASAKWYDRRDYVFIEFCVEDSKDVNVNFEKSKLTFSCLGGSDNFKHLNEIDLFHCIDPNDSKHKRTDRSILCCLRKGESGQSWPRLTKERAKLNWLSVDFNNWKDWEDDSDEDMSNFDRFSEMMNNMGGDEDVDLPEVDGADDDSQDSDDEKMPDLE is encoded by the exons GCAGCCTGCTTCTGCAAAGTGGTATGATCGAAGGGACTATGTCTTCATTGAATTTTGTGTTGAAGACAGTAAAGATGttaatgtaaattttgaaaaatccaaACTTACATTCAG tTGTCTTGGAGGAAGTGATAATTTTAAGCATTTAAATGAAATTGACCTTTTTCATTGTATTGATCCAAAT gattccaagcacaaaagaacgGACAGATCAATTTTATGTTGTTTACGAAAAGGAGAATCTGGCCAGTCATGGCCAAGGTTAACAAAAGAAAGGGCAAAG CTCAATTGGCTTAGTGTGGACTTCAATAATTGGAAAGACTGGGAAGATGATTCAGATGAAGACATGTCTAATTTTGATCGTTTCTCTGAG ATGATGAACAACATGGGTGGTGATGAGGATGTAGATTTGCCAGAAGTAGATGGAGCAGATGAT GATTCACAAGACAGCGATGATGAAA aAATGCCAGATCTGGAATAA